The following are encoded together in the Bradyrhizobium algeriense genome:
- a CDS encoding peroxiredoxin-like family protein, with product MTTTLSPANAERLKEAFQRCRDMEGTLREQLEAYAAAGQDIFPAYGEAVDRLVARLNENGGGENAPRPGEVMPPFLLPDETGRLVSLKSLTDRGPVAVMFYRGHWCPYCRLNVRAVIQAQDRIKALGAQTVAIMPETQAYAEKFKSEAEAPFPVLTDLDNGYALSLNLAIWLGSEIQRLLSYQDMASFQGNDGWVLPIPATFVVGRDGLVKARFVDPDFRKRMEIDDLVAALKSASEER from the coding sequence ATGACGACAACGTTATCGCCCGCCAACGCCGAACGTCTCAAGGAGGCATTCCAGCGATGCCGCGACATGGAAGGCACGTTGCGCGAGCAGCTCGAAGCCTACGCCGCGGCGGGTCAGGACATCTTTCCGGCCTATGGCGAAGCGGTCGACCGGCTTGTGGCGCGGCTCAATGAGAACGGCGGCGGCGAAAACGCGCCGCGGCCGGGCGAAGTGATGCCGCCGTTCCTGCTGCCGGACGAGACCGGCCGGCTGGTCAGCCTGAAATCACTGACCGACCGCGGCCCGGTCGCGGTGATGTTTTATCGCGGGCATTGGTGTCCATATTGCCGGCTGAATGTGCGGGCGGTGATCCAGGCCCAGGACCGGATCAAGGCCCTGGGCGCGCAAACGGTTGCGATCATGCCGGAGACCCAGGCCTATGCCGAGAAATTCAAGTCCGAGGCGGAAGCGCCGTTTCCGGTCTTGACCGATCTCGACAACGGCTACGCGCTGTCGCTCAACCTTGCGATCTGGCTCGGCAGCGAAATCCAGCGGCTGCTGTCATACCAGGATATGGCGAGCTTCCAGGGCAATGACGGCTGGGTGTTGCCGATCCCGGCGACCTTCGTGGTCGGCCGCGACGGATTGGTGAAGGCCCGCTTCGTCGATCCCGATTTCCGCAAGCGCATGGAAATCGACGATCTCGTCGCTGCGCTGAAGAGTGCGAGCGAAGAACGGTAG
- a CDS encoding PRC-barrel domain-containing protein: MRIGILILCLIAGLAGGPPASAAEDTGAPQGSRTAPQDAAKPPDAAKELVPPPSVTVIGARDAHGILGREVRSAANEDMGRIVDVIVDREGNVRAAVIDFGGFLGVGSRKIVVDWGVLRFGRVANKRDSISLELTKAQVAAAPEYKEDAPVIVLGAAGRLQPWDFDH, from the coding sequence ATGCGCATTGGTATTCTCATTCTGTGTTTAATCGCTGGATTAGCCGGCGGTCCGCCAGCTTCTGCGGCGGAGGACACCGGCGCGCCGCAAGGTAGCCGCACTGCGCCACAGGACGCAGCGAAGCCCCCGGACGCCGCAAAGGAGCTCGTGCCTCCGCCGTCGGTCACCGTGATTGGCGCCAGGGATGCCCACGGCATTCTCGGCCGTGAAGTTCGCAGCGCGGCGAACGAAGATATGGGGCGCATCGTCGATGTGATCGTGGATCGTGAAGGCAATGTGCGCGCGGCCGTGATCGATTTCGGCGGTTTTCTCGGCGTCGGCAGCCGGAAGATCGTCGTCGACTGGGGCGTGCTGCGTTTCGGCCGCGTTGCCAACAAACGTGACAGCATCTCGCTCGAGCTGACCAAGGCGCAGGTCGCGGCGGCGCCCGAATACAAGGAGGACGCACCGGTCATCGTTCTCGGTGCAGCCGGCCGTCTGCAGCCATGGGATTTCGATCACTAG
- a CDS encoding cupin domain-containing protein has protein sequence MSTSNVASRTIWQGLALAGMIAGSVATSSTAIAGECPVGKMQPNVRPMVDHKPVGVTDVTLGAINLEKQPANIRDRELRFRKLTIEPGGIVPWHSHDDRPALIYVQQGEIVEYASNCADPIVHKAGEIRPEVAGTSHWWKNLGKETVILYVGDVRRDPHDHNM, from the coding sequence ATGTCCACATCCAACGTCGCGTCACGCACAATCTGGCAAGGCCTCGCACTCGCCGGAATGATTGCTGGTTCGGTTGCAACCAGCTCGACTGCCATTGCGGGCGAGTGCCCGGTCGGCAAGATGCAGCCCAACGTTCGTCCGATGGTCGACCACAAGCCGGTAGGCGTCACCGACGTTACGCTTGGCGCGATCAACCTCGAGAAGCAGCCGGCCAATATCAGGGATCGCGAGCTGCGCTTCCGCAAGCTGACGATCGAGCCGGGCGGCATCGTGCCCTGGCACAGCCATGATGACCGTCCCGCGCTGATCTACGTCCAGCAGGGCGAGATCGTCGAATACGCCAGCAACTGCGCCGATCCGATCGTGCACAAGGCCGGCGAGATCAGGCCGGAAGTCGCCGGCACCTCGCATTGGTGGAAGAACCTCGGCAAGGAGACCGTCATTCTCTACGTCGGCGACGTCCGCAGGGATCCGCACGACCACAACATGTAA
- a CDS encoding DUF899 family protein encodes MEHIQYPNESAEYRAARNALLDDEIALRAQIEAVAAKRRALPPGGEVPEDYVFEWIGKTSMPEKVRMSELFGPHDTLILYSFMYGPERELPCPGCTHLLDGIEGAARHIGERAALHIVAKSPIARLAAWAHERGWEHLSLLSTAGNSYDADYFGDTSKFSKGMRTQHRVPDGDNWDETIFNVFRKKNGAIRHFWGSEMSFAPPASNQHHRAGDLADPLWGLLDMTPEGRGDFFPKVNYD; translated from the coding sequence ATGGAGCATATCCAATACCCCAATGAAAGCGCCGAATACCGAGCCGCCCGAAACGCGCTTCTGGATGACGAGATTGCCCTTCGGGCGCAGATTGAGGCCGTTGCGGCGAAGCGTCGTGCGCTGCCGCCCGGCGGTGAGGTACCCGAGGACTACGTCTTTGAGTGGATTGGCAAGACGAGCATGCCGGAGAAAGTGAGGATGTCCGAGCTGTTCGGTCCACACGACACGCTCATTTTGTACAGCTTCATGTACGGCCCCGAACGCGAATTGCCGTGTCCAGGCTGCACCCATTTGCTCGATGGGATAGAGGGCGCCGCGCGACACATAGGCGAACGCGCTGCGCTCCACATCGTCGCCAAGTCGCCAATCGCGCGTCTCGCCGCCTGGGCACACGAAAGAGGCTGGGAACACCTCTCGCTACTTTCGACCGCAGGCAACAGCTACGACGCGGACTACTTTGGCGACACGTCAAAATTTTCCAAGGGAATGCGCACGCAACATCGCGTTCCGGACGGCGACAACTGGGACGAAACAATCTTCAACGTATTCAGAAAGAAAAACGGTGCGATCAGGCACTTCTGGGGCTCCGAGATGAGCTTTGCCCCACCCGCTTCCAACCAGCACCATCGTGCTGGTGATCTCGCCGATCCGCTCTGGGGTCTTCTCGACATGACACCTGAAGGCCGAGGCGATTTCTTTCCAAAGGTGAACTACGATTGA
- a CDS encoding NAD(P)/FAD-dependent oxidoreductase, whose protein sequence is MVILGGGNAGIGVTGPVRRAGMSVAMIEADLLGGTCPNRGCTPKKVLVAAGHALHEIERASIHHIAIGKPKLDWAALIDREKDMIKDIPANLARSMARRNVEVIKGHGAFAGPNSVRVGGRRLEAKHIVIATGSKPRPLSIPGAELMITSDEMLSERELPDSVIFVGGGVIALEFGHVYARAGAQVTILEALPQLLPAMDADAVARLQTESERIGIRFRTAVSVKRIEKANGRLRVVFCYNGTEHAAEAERAVNGAGRVANVDTLDLAAGQVEHANGRVAIDSHLRSISNPNVHICGDAVPTSPQLSPIATYEGDIVGRNIVEGPKYSPDYASMATSVYTVPPLASVGLTEVAARQKGFSIDVHTNEMLDWFSAKTYAETVAWSKVIVDQSTDHILGAHFVGHSGQELVNIFGLAMRFGITASQIRENVYAFPTFSSDIKHMLGLGHG, encoded by the coding sequence GTGGTCATTCTGGGTGGGGGAAACGCCGGCATCGGCGTGACCGGACCGGTCCGGCGCGCCGGAATGTCGGTCGCGATGATCGAGGCCGATCTTCTCGGCGGCACCTGCCCGAACCGGGGCTGCACGCCAAAGAAGGTGCTGGTCGCCGCCGGCCACGCGCTGCACGAAATCGAACGCGCCTCCATCCATCACATTGCCATCGGCAAGCCGAAGCTCGACTGGGCGGCGCTGATCGACCGTGAGAAAGACATGATCAAGGACATTCCGGCCAACCTCGCCCGCTCGATGGCCAGGCGCAATGTCGAGGTCATCAAGGGCCACGGCGCGTTTGCTGGTCCGAACAGCGTCCGCGTCGGAGGACGCAGGCTTGAGGCGAAACACATCGTGATCGCGACAGGATCGAAGCCGCGACCGCTGTCGATTCCGGGCGCCGAACTGATGATCACTTCCGACGAGATGCTGAGCGAACGAGAACTACCCGACTCGGTGATTTTCGTCGGCGGCGGCGTGATCGCGCTGGAATTCGGCCACGTCTATGCGCGCGCCGGCGCGCAGGTGACGATTCTCGAAGCATTGCCTCAGCTATTGCCGGCCATGGACGCCGATGCGGTCGCACGCCTGCAGACCGAAAGCGAGCGGATCGGCATCCGCTTCAGGACCGCCGTCAGCGTCAAGCGAATTGAAAAGGCGAACGGCCGCCTGCGCGTTGTCTTCTGTTATAACGGCACCGAGCACGCCGCCGAGGCCGAACGCGCAGTCAACGGCGCGGGCCGCGTCGCCAACGTCGATACGCTTGATCTCGCTGCGGGCCAGGTCGAGCACGCCAATGGCCGCGTCGCGATCGATAGCCATTTGCGCTCGATCTCCAACCCGAACGTCCATATCTGCGGCGACGCGGTGCCAACCTCGCCGCAACTGTCGCCGATCGCGACCTATGAGGGCGACATCGTCGGGCGCAACATCGTCGAAGGCCCGAAATACAGCCCGGACTACGCCAGCATGGCAACGTCCGTCTACACCGTGCCGCCGCTCGCTTCCGTCGGCCTGACGGAGGTTGCAGCCAGGCAGAAAGGCTTTTCCATCGACGTTCACACCAACGAAATGCTCGACTGGTTCTCCGCCAAAACCTATGCCGAGACTGTCGCGTGGTCGAAGGTGATCGTCGACCAATCGACCGACCACATTCTCGGCGCGCATTTCGTCGGGCATTCTGGCCAGGAGCTCGTGAATATTTTCGGACTGGCGATGCGCTTCGGCATCACAGCTAGCCAGATCCGGGAAAATGTTTACGCCTTTCCGACGTTCTCCTCCGACATCAAGCACATGCTCGGCCTCGGCCACGGTTAA
- a CDS encoding ABC transporter ATP-binding protein, with the protein MDNLSGYVRRPFPFVLRYLRQRRAAHVVIVSAVVAAVACSVGTQYGVKNLVDSLTAGSAHANSVWLAFGFLMSLIAADNLLWRVASWTASFTFVGVTGDLRRDMFRHLTGHAPSYFSDRLPGMLTSRITATSNAVFTVENMFVWNVLPPCIATVSAILLIGTVSLAMSAGLIVIAGIMLMAMFHLAAAGKPLHDDFADKAAAVDGEMVDVISNLPLVRAFCGLSYEHDRFDATVERELDARGRSLRYLEKLRLLHAVVTIALTIALLAWVITLWQQGAATTGDVVLVCTLGISILSATRDLAVALVDVTQHVARLTEAIATLLLPHELKDHPEAEPLVRSGAAVAFNNVAFHYPGGVQVFEKFNLRIQPGQRVGLVGHSGGGKSSLFALLQRFYDIQRGNVTIDGQDISRVTQQSLREAISVVPQDISLFHRSIMENIRYGRPNATDDEVLRAAIAARCDFIENLPEGMSTMVGDRGIKVSGGQRQRIAIARAFLKDAPILLLDEATASLDSESEEAIREALSRLMRGRTVIAIAHRLATLRNFDRVVVLQGGRIIEDGPPDILVQGRGPYRELVARELGRLASHAA; encoded by the coding sequence ATGGACAACCTTTCAGGATATGTGCGACGGCCGTTTCCATTCGTGCTGCGCTATCTGCGCCAGCGTCGCGCGGCCCATGTGGTCATCGTGTCTGCCGTCGTTGCAGCAGTTGCCTGCTCGGTGGGCACGCAGTATGGCGTGAAGAATCTGGTCGACAGCCTGACGGCCGGTTCGGCGCACGCGAACAGCGTATGGCTGGCATTCGGTTTTCTCATGTCGCTGATCGCGGCAGATAATTTGCTGTGGCGGGTCGCAAGCTGGACGGCGAGCTTCACCTTCGTCGGCGTCACCGGCGATCTCCGCCGCGACATGTTCCGCCATCTGACCGGTCACGCCCCCAGCTACTTCTCCGACCGGTTGCCGGGCATGCTGACCAGCCGTATCACCGCGACGTCCAACGCCGTCTTCACCGTTGAAAACATGTTCGTCTGGAACGTGTTGCCGCCGTGCATCGCAACCGTCTCGGCGATACTCCTGATCGGAACCGTCAGCCTGGCGATGTCCGCGGGGTTGATCGTCATCGCGGGTATCATGTTGATGGCGATGTTCCACCTCGCCGCGGCGGGCAAGCCGCTGCATGACGACTTCGCTGACAAGGCGGCCGCGGTGGACGGCGAGATGGTCGACGTCATCAGCAACCTGCCGCTGGTCCGCGCCTTCTGCGGCCTCAGCTACGAACACGACCGCTTCGACGCCACCGTCGAGCGGGAACTCGACGCCCGTGGCCGCAGCCTTCGCTATCTCGAGAAGTTGCGGCTGCTTCACGCCGTCGTGACAATCGCGTTGACGATCGCGCTGCTGGCGTGGGTCATCACGCTCTGGCAGCAGGGCGCAGCGACCACCGGCGATGTCGTGCTGGTCTGCACGCTCGGGATTTCGATCCTGAGCGCGACGCGCGACCTTGCGGTGGCGCTTGTCGACGTGACCCAGCACGTCGCCCGCCTGACCGAAGCGATCGCGACCCTGTTGCTGCCGCACGAGTTGAAGGATCATCCCGAGGCCGAGCCGCTGGTCCGCAGCGGCGCCGCCGTCGCCTTCAACAACGTCGCGTTCCACTATCCCGGCGGCGTCCAGGTGTTCGAAAAGTTCAACCTGCGCATTCAACCGGGCCAGCGGGTCGGACTGGTCGGTCATTCCGGTGGCGGAAAATCCAGCCTGTTCGCGCTGCTGCAGCGGTTCTACGACATCCAGCGCGGCAACGTCACGATCGACGGCCAGGACATTTCGCGGGTGACGCAGCAAAGCCTGCGCGAGGCGATCTCGGTGGTGCCGCAGGACATCTCGTTGTTCCACCGCTCGATCATGGAAAACATCCGCTACGGACGGCCGAACGCGACCGACGACGAGGTGCTGCGTGCGGCGATCGCGGCGCGTTGCGATTTCATCGAGAATCTCCCCGAGGGCATGTCGACCATGGTCGGCGATCGAGGAATCAAGGTCTCCGGCGGGCAGCGGCAGCGCATCGCCATCGCGCGTGCCTTCCTGAAGGACGCGCCGATCCTGTTGCTGGATGAAGCGACCGCTTCGCTGGACAGCGAATCCGAAGAGGCGATCCGCGAGGCGTTGTCGCGGCTGATGCGTGGGCGTACCGTGATTGCCATCGCCCATCGTCTCGCCACCTTGCGCAATTTCGACCGCGTGGTGGTGCTACAGGGCGGGCGGATCATCGAAGACGGACCGCCGGATATTCTCGTGCAGGGAAGGGGCCCCTACCGCGAATTGGTCGCGCGCGAACTGGGTCGCCTCGCCAGCCATGCGGCCTGA
- a CDS encoding MFS transporter, with translation MTGISAQMKPQAMEMQGHSPGMVLRSLVIGLTAFLTVVDLFATQAILPSLTRHYNVTPAAMGFAVNASTMGMAVAGLVVGVLSPHIDRRFGILASLVLLAIPTVLLASAPDLTVFTVLRVAQGLCMASAFALTLANLGEQCSQMDAGGAFAAYITGNVASNLIGRLVSAAVVDTLGLASNFYFFALLNLAGAVLVYFTIQRVKPTHAMPTVQSPFAATLEHWRNPALRSAFAIGFCILFAFIGTFTFVNFVLVRAPLSLGRMDLGFVYFVFAPSVVTTLFAGRAVARFGTRPAIWGALAVAALGLPLLLSSHLPAVLTGMVLVGVGTFFAQACATGFVGQAARDNRGIASGTYLACYFLGGLVGSAVLGQLFDRFGWTACVAGVGASLAIAALLTARLTLTQPAGSPA, from the coding sequence ATGACCGGTATTTCCGCGCAGATGAAACCTCAAGCGATGGAAATGCAGGGTCATTCGCCTGGCATGGTGCTGCGGTCCCTCGTCATCGGCCTCACGGCGTTCCTGACCGTGGTCGACCTGTTCGCCACGCAGGCGATCCTTCCCTCGCTGACCCGGCATTACAACGTCACCCCCGCCGCGATGGGCTTTGCGGTCAACGCGAGCACCATGGGCATGGCGGTCGCGGGGCTCGTGGTCGGGGTCCTGAGCCCGCATATCGACCGCCGCTTCGGCATTCTCGCAAGCCTGGTCCTGCTCGCGATCCCCACGGTGCTGCTGGCCAGCGCGCCCGACCTCACCGTGTTCACGGTCCTTCGCGTCGCGCAGGGCCTCTGCATGGCCTCGGCGTTTGCACTGACGCTGGCCAATCTAGGCGAGCAGTGCAGTCAGATGGATGCGGGCGGCGCGTTCGCAGCCTATATCACCGGCAATGTCGCCAGCAACCTGATCGGGCGGCTGGTGTCGGCCGCCGTCGTCGATACGCTCGGGCTGGCCTCGAATTTCTATTTCTTCGCGCTGCTCAATCTCGCCGGCGCGGTGCTGGTCTACTTCACCATCCAGCGCGTCAAACCGACGCACGCGATGCCGACAGTGCAATCGCCGTTCGCTGCGACGCTCGAGCATTGGCGCAACCCGGCGCTGCGCTCGGCCTTTGCCATCGGCTTCTGCATCCTGTTCGCCTTTATCGGCACCTTCACCTTCGTGAATTTCGTTCTGGTGCGCGCGCCGCTGTCGCTCGGGCGAATGGATCTCGGCTTCGTCTATTTCGTGTTCGCGCCGTCCGTCGTCACCACGCTGTTCGCCGGCAGGGCGGTGGCGCGCTTCGGTACGCGGCCGGCGATCTGGGGCGCGCTTGCGGTCGCTGCATTGGGCCTGCCGCTGTTGCTGTCTTCGCATCTGCCCGCGGTCCTGACCGGCATGGTACTGGTCGGCGTCGGCACGTTCTTCGCACAGGCCTGCGCCACCGGCTTCGTCGGCCAAGCGGCCCGCGACAACCGCGGCATTGCCAGCGGAACCTATCTTGCCTGTTATTTTCTCGGCGGCCTCGTCGGCAGTGCCGTGCTGGGCCAATTGTTTGACCGTTTCGGATGGACCGCCTGCGTCGCCGGCGTCGGCGCGTCGCTAGCCATCGCGGCGCTATTGACCGCGCGCCTCACGCTCACTCAACCCGCCGGGTCTCCGGCATGA
- a CDS encoding DUF302 domain-containing protein has protein sequence MTRRLTTRVANFCTSLLLIFLVLSVTSTARADSDDGIVRVKSAVPMAEAITRIKADIAAKGIKFFTQIDQSKLAADAGIKLRPSTLLVFGNPPLGTQFITSNPNAGLDWPVRLLLTQDDHGDVWAVWTDFEWIARRHNIRDRTAQFEMATKVVGSITSTITTK, from the coding sequence ATGACCCGTCGTTTGACCACCCGCGTTGCGAATTTCTGCACCTCGCTGCTCCTGATATTCCTCGTCCTTTCGGTCACTTCCACCGCGCGGGCCGACAGCGACGATGGTATCGTCCGCGTCAAGAGCGCGGTGCCGATGGCCGAAGCGATCACCCGCATCAAGGCCGACATCGCTGCCAAGGGCATCAAGTTCTTCACGCAGATCGATCAGTCGAAGCTCGCGGCCGACGCCGGCATCAAGCTGCGTCCCTCGACGCTTTTGGTGTTCGGCAATCCCCCACTCGGGACGCAATTCATCACCTCGAATCCGAATGCCGGACTCGACTGGCCGGTCCGCCTGCTGCTGACGCAGGACGACCATGGCGATGTCTGGGCGGTATGGACCGATTTCGAATGGATCGCCAGGCGCCACAACATCCGGGATCGCACAGCCCAATTCGAGATGGCGACCAAGGTGGTGGGCTCGATCACCTCGACCATTACGACCAAGTAA
- a CDS encoding amylo-alpha-1,6-glucosidase: protein MTAEVTQLIAIEAAEHVAESSFYIPMTGPATRPRCSLKHDDTFIVLDSHGDIGASAGGPDGLFNADTRYLARLEMVLDEVQPLLLGSNLRDDNSALTVDLTNSDVYRNGRLALQKDTLHIVRSIFLWRGTAYQRIALQNHGDRQASFDLALLFDNDFADLFEVRGERRPRRGVGSSRLLGPADVVLEYSGLDGQVRITALHFEPRPTRLAVHSATFHFELEPKEATALFVAVSCNKPIMHKPAPFFRGLLAHRREMRRSTSGAASIETSNDIFNEVLCQAMADLNMLMTETPQGRYPYAGIPWYSTTFGRDGLITALQMLWVDPRIAQGVLRRLAFFQAKTTDPLADAEPGKILHEMRGGEMAALREVPFAQYYGSVDSTSLFVLLAGLYVERTGDDETLAELWPAIEAALQWIDGPGDPDKDGFIEYQRATEQGLANQGWKDSFDAIFHADGQLAEGYIALAEVQGYVFAGKRLAARCARRLGMIDRAAQLESAALLLAERFEAAFWCEELGTYAVALDGAKRPCKVRTSNAGQLLFTGIVRPERARRVAADLMSQKFFSGWGIRTVARGEARYNPMSYHDGSVWPHDNALIALGFARYGLKHCVAHLFKGLFDAASYMDLRRLPELFCGFPRERRRGPVLYPVACAPQAWASATPFSLLEAALGLEFDAARGEIRLRDPRLPEFLNEVLLRDLRLGPSSVDLRVRRHGDEVSLEVVRTRGQIQVSIVLTH from the coding sequence ATGACGGCCGAAGTCACCCAACTGATCGCCATCGAGGCTGCCGAACACGTCGCGGAATCGTCGTTCTACATTCCGATGACGGGCCCGGCGACGCGGCCGCGCTGCTCGCTCAAGCACGACGACACCTTCATCGTACTGGACAGCCATGGCGATATCGGCGCCTCTGCCGGCGGGCCCGATGGCCTGTTCAACGCCGATACGCGTTATCTCGCCCGGCTGGAGATGGTGCTCGACGAAGTCCAGCCGCTGTTGCTCGGCTCCAATCTGCGCGACGACAATTCGGCGCTGACCGTCGACCTCACCAATTCCGACGTGTACCGCAACGGCAGGCTGGCGCTGCAGAAGGATACGCTGCACATCGTGCGCTCGATTTTCCTGTGGCGCGGCACGGCCTACCAGCGCATCGCCCTGCAAAATCACGGCGACCGGCAGGCAAGCTTCGATCTAGCGTTATTGTTCGACAATGATTTCGCCGATTTGTTCGAGGTGCGCGGCGAGCGCCGGCCGCGCCGGGGAGTGGGCTCCAGCCGGTTGCTCGGCCCCGCCGATGTCGTGCTGGAATATAGCGGGCTCGACGGCCAGGTCCGCATTACCGCCCTGCATTTCGAGCCGCGCCCGACACGGCTCGCCGTCCACTCGGCGACCTTTCATTTCGAGCTGGAGCCGAAGGAAGCGACCGCATTGTTCGTTGCGGTATCCTGCAACAAGCCGATCATGCACAAGCCGGCGCCGTTCTTCCGCGGCCTGTTGGCGCACCGTCGTGAGATGCGGCGCTCGACATCGGGCGCGGCCAGCATCGAGACGTCGAACGATATCTTCAACGAGGTGCTGTGCCAGGCAATGGCCGACCTCAACATGCTGATGACCGAAACGCCGCAGGGGCGGTACCCCTATGCGGGCATTCCCTGGTATTCGACCACGTTCGGCCGCGACGGATTGATCACCGCGCTGCAAATGCTGTGGGTCGATCCGCGCATTGCCCAGGGTGTGCTGCGGCGGCTTGCCTTCTTCCAGGCCAAGACCACAGATCCGCTCGCCGACGCCGAGCCCGGCAAGATCCTGCACGAGATGCGCGGCGGCGAGATGGCCGCGCTGCGCGAGGTGCCGTTCGCGCAGTATTACGGCAGCGTCGATTCCACCTCGCTGTTCGTTCTGCTGGCCGGCCTTTACGTCGAACGCACCGGCGACGACGAAACGCTGGCCGAACTGTGGCCGGCAATCGAGGCGGCGTTGCAATGGATCGACGGCCCCGGCGATCCCGACAAGGACGGATTCATCGAGTACCAGCGCGCGACCGAACAGGGGCTTGCCAACCAGGGCTGGAAGGATTCCTTCGACGCGATCTTTCATGCCGATGGGCAACTCGCCGAAGGCTATATCGCGCTGGCGGAGGTTCAGGGATATGTCTTTGCCGGCAAGCGGCTGGCGGCGCGCTGTGCCCGGCGCCTGGGAATGATCGATCGGGCGGCGCAGCTCGAATCCGCGGCGCTTCTCCTTGCCGAGCGCTTCGAGGCGGCGTTCTGGTGCGAGGAACTCGGCACCTACGCCGTGGCGCTCGACGGGGCCAAGCGGCCGTGCAAGGTGCGAACGTCGAATGCCGGCCAGCTTCTCTTCACCGGCATCGTCCGGCCCGAGCGTGCGCGGCGGGTCGCGGCCGATCTGATGAGCCAGAAATTCTTTTCGGGATGGGGCATCCGCACCGTGGCGCGCGGCGAAGCCCGTTACAACCCGATGTCCTATCACGACGGATCGGTCTGGCCGCATGACAATGCGCTGATCGCGCTCGGCTTCGCGCGCTATGGCCTGAAGCATTGCGTGGCGCATCTGTTCAAGGGCCTGTTCGATGCCGCGAGCTACATGGACCTGCGGCGGCTGCCGGAATTGTTCTGCGGATTCCCGCGCGAGCGGCGGCGCGGGCCGGTGCTCTATCCCGTCGCCTGCGCGCCGCAGGCCTGGGCCAGCGCGACGCCTTTCAGCCTGCTGGAAGCGGCGCTCGGCCTCGAATTCGATGCCGCGCGCGGCGAAATCCGTCTGCGCGATCCACGGTTGCCGGAATTCCTCAACGAAGTGCTGTTGCGCGATCTGCGGCTCGGACCTTCCAGCGTCGATCTGAGGGTTCGCCGTCACGGCGATGAAGTGTCGCTCGAGGTGGTGCGGACACGCGGCCAGATCCAGGTGTCGATCGTATTGACGCATTAG
- a CDS encoding MFS transporter translates to MPLPPAPGGRPKPSRESQRGLDWFIFFLADVQTGFGPFIAVYLTTQKWTQVEIGFVLSIGGIIGLLGQMPGGAIVDYARSERLVAGLAVATIGCAALAYALWPIFPVVTAAAILHALASCVLGPAIAAISLGLVGPFAIGERLGRNARFASLGNGSAAALMGATGYLLSSQAVFLVTFMLAIPTLLALSRIREQEIDVAQSHGAVVREVPDKEATSVFHLLRQRPLLIFAGGVLLFQLANAAMLPLMAGVVTMRSSQWAPVLIAACIIVPQAIVALASPSVGRKAQAWGRRPLLLLAFGALAIRGLLFAVVSDPYLLVAVQVFDGITAAVLSVMVPLIVADVAFGSGHFNLALGIVGTATGIGASLSTVLAGYISDTFGSSIAFTGLAGIAALGLTMIWLFMPETRRVE, encoded by the coding sequence GTGCCGCTGCCGCCTGCGCCCGGCGGCAGGCCAAAGCCGTCGCGCGAAAGCCAGCGCGGCCTCGACTGGTTCATCTTCTTTCTCGCCGACGTTCAGACCGGCTTCGGCCCGTTCATTGCGGTCTATCTGACTACGCAGAAATGGACGCAGGTCGAGATCGGCTTTGTGCTGTCGATCGGCGGCATCATCGGCCTGCTCGGGCAGATGCCCGGCGGCGCTATCGTCGATTACGCGCGTTCCGAGCGGCTGGTGGCGGGCCTGGCGGTCGCCACCATCGGCTGCGCCGCGCTGGCCTATGCGTTGTGGCCGATCTTTCCGGTGGTGACGGCGGCGGCCATTCTGCATGCGCTGGCGAGTTGCGTGCTGGGTCCGGCGATCGCGGCGATCAGCCTCGGTCTGGTCGGGCCGTTCGCCATCGGGGAGCGGCTTGGGCGCAATGCCCGCTTTGCATCGCTGGGCAACGGCTCGGCGGCGGCGCTGATGGGCGCGACCGGTTACCTGTTGTCGAGCCAGGCAGTGTTTCTCGTGACCTTCATGCTCGCGATTCCGACATTGCTGGCGCTCTCGCGCATCCGCGAGCAGGAGATCGACGTCGCTCAAAGCCACGGCGCCGTCGTGCGGGAGGTTCCCGATAAAGAGGCCACCAGCGTTTTCCATCTGCTGCGCCAGCGTCCGCTGCTGATCTTTGCCGGCGGCGTGCTGCTGTTTCAACTCGCGAACGCCGCCATGCTGCCGCTGATGGCCGGCGTCGTCACCATGCGGTCCAGCCAATGGGCGCCGGTGCTGATCGCAGCCTGCATCATCGTGCCGCAGGCCATCGTCGCGCTGGCTTCGCCCTCGGTCGGCCGCAAGGCGCAGGCGTGGGGCAGGCGGCCGCTGCTATTGTTGGCGTTCGGCGCGCTGGCGATCCGCGGCCTGCTGTTTGCGGTTGTCAGCGATCCTTATCTATTGGTTGCCGTGCAGGTGTTCGACGGCATCACCGCGGCCGTACTTAGCGTGATGGTGCCGCTGATCGTGGCCGATGTCGCCTTCGGAAGCGGCCACTTCAATCTGGCGCTAGGCATCGTCGGCACCGCGACCGGCATCGGCGCGTCATTGAGCACGGTGCTGGCGGGCTATATCAGCGACACCTTTGGCAGCAGCATCGCGTTCACCGGCTTGGCTGGGATCGCAGCCTTGGGCCTGACAATGATCTGGCTGTTCATGCCGGAGACCCGGCGGGTTGAGTGA